The Aequorivita sublithincola DSM 14238 genome window below encodes:
- a CDS encoding NAD(P)/FAD-dependent oxidoreductase, with amino-acid sequence MIKTDILIIGAGPTGLFAVFEAGLLKLKCHLIDALPQPGGQCSEIYPKKPIYDIPGFPEVLAGDLVTNLMKQIEPFQPGFTLGERADTIEKLDDGSFIVTTDKGTKHHAPIVAIAGGLGSFEPRKPPIDRLSDFEDKGVEYIIRDPELYRDKNVVISGGGDSALDWSIFLTDVAKSVTLIHRRNEFRGALDSVEKVQELKNLGKIELITPAEVVGLVGNDKLEEVVIKQGAEVFNRECDHFIPLFGLAPKLGPIADWGLEIEKNAIKVNNALDYQTNIPGIYAIGDVNTYPGKLKLILCGFHEATLMCQSAYQRIFPDKRYVMKYTTVGGVEGFDGSKKEAPKAVVKSID; translated from the coding sequence ATGATAAAAACAGATATTCTCATAATAGGCGCGGGTCCCACAGGTCTTTTCGCCGTTTTTGAAGCAGGATTATTAAAATTAAAATGTCATTTAATTGACGCGCTTCCGCAACCTGGCGGACAGTGTTCTGAAATATATCCTAAAAAACCAATCTACGATATTCCCGGTTTCCCAGAAGTACTTGCTGGCGATTTGGTAACCAATTTGATGAAACAAATTGAACCTTTCCAGCCAGGTTTCACGCTTGGCGAACGCGCTGATACTATTGAAAAATTAGACGATGGATCATTTATCGTAACTACAGATAAAGGTACCAAACACCACGCCCCAATTGTTGCAATTGCAGGAGGCTTAGGTAGTTTTGAGCCTCGAAAACCACCTATAGACCGTCTTTCAGATTTTGAAGATAAAGGTGTGGAATATATTATTCGTGATCCAGAATTATACAGAGATAAAAACGTTGTTATTTCTGGAGGTGGCGATTCTGCTTTGGATTGGAGCATTTTCTTGACAGATGTAGCTAAAAGTGTCACTTTAATTCATAGAAGAAATGAATTCCGCGGCGCTTTAGATAGTGTTGAAAAAGTACAAGAGCTAAAAAATCTTGGAAAGATTGAATTGATAACTCCTGCTGAAGTTGTTGGCTTAGTTGGGAATGATAAATTGGAAGAAGTGGTTATAAAACAAGGCGCTGAGGTATTTAACCGAGAATGTGATCATTTTATTCCGCTGTTCGGATTGGCTCCAAAACTTGGTCCAATTGCAGATTGGGGACTTGAGATTGAAAAAAACGCAATCAAAGTTAATAATGCGTTGGACTATCAAACCAACATTCCAGGTATTTACGCAATTGGTGATGTTAACACCTATCCCGGAAAACTTAAATTGATTCTCTGCGGTTTTCACGAAGCTACCTTAATGTGCCAAAGTGCTTATCAACGTATTTTTCCAGACAAACGTTATGTTATGAAATATACAACCGTTGGCGGCGTGGAAGGTTTTGATGGCAGCAAGAAGGAAGCGCCAAAAGCTGTTGTGAAATCTATTGATTAG